In Tripterygium wilfordii isolate XIE 37 chromosome 15, ASM1340144v1, whole genome shotgun sequence, one DNA window encodes the following:
- the LOC120016968 gene encoding malate dehydrogenase, chloroplastic produces MAASSAATFSIGSTVAFGSKVSPIPQSKLCGVTLNSQNLLKRFCGLRAATSISRESDSSFLGKESAAALQGSFALKAQNSNQRSHHRLQVQASYKVAILGAAGGIGQPLSLLIKMSPLVSVLHLYDIANVKGVAADLSHCNTPSQVLDFTGPAELGNALKGVDVVVIPAGVPRKPGMTRDDLFNINAGIVKSLVEAVADNCPDAFIHIISNPVNSTVPIAAEVLKAKGVYDPKKLFGVSTLDVVRANTFVAQKKNLKLIDVDVPVVGGHAGITILPLLSKTKPSVSFTDQEVEELTARIQNGGTEVVEAKAGAGSATLSMAYAAARFLESSLRALDGDADVYECCFVQSDLTELPFFASRVKLGRKGVEAFIPSDLEGWTEYEQKGLEALKTELKASIEKGIAFANKQPVAA; encoded by the coding sequence ATGGCAGCCTCTTCAGCAGCTACCTTCTCAATTGGATCGACTGTTGCCTTTGGCTCCAAAGTCAGCCCAATTCCACAGTCGAAACTCTGTGGTGTGACATTAAACTCTCAAAACCTGCTTAAACGTTTCTGTGGCCTTAGAGCGGCAACATCTATTAGCCGTGAATCTGACTCCTCATTCTTGGGCAAGGAAAGTGCTGCAGCTCTGCAAGGATCCTTTGCACTAAAAGCACAAAATTCAAACCAGAGGTCTCACCATCGGTTGCAGGTCCAGGCATCTTATAAAGTAGCAATTCTAGGAGCTGCTGGAGGGATTGGTCAGCCTCTGTCTCTGCTAATTAAGATGTCCCCCTTAGTCTCAGTCTTGCACCTATATGATATAGCAAATGTCAAGGGAGTTGCCGCTGATCTAAGTCACTGCAACACTCCTTCTCAGGTTCTGGATTTCACAGGACCTGCTGAGTTGGGCAATGCTTTGAAAGGTGTAGATGTTGTAGTCATTCCTGCTGGAGTTCCCAGAAAGCCTGGCATGACCCGTGATGACCTCTTCAACATCAATGCAGGCATAGTGAAATCCTTGGTTGAGGCTGTTGCAGACAACTGTCCCGATGCTTTCATCCATATCATTAGCAATCCAGTGAATTCCACTGTTCCTATTGCAGCTGAAGTACTGAAAGCAAAGGGTGTTTATGATCCCAAGAAGCTTTTCGGAGTTAGTACGCTGGATGTTGTGAGAGCAAACACATTTGTTGCTCAAAAGAAGAACCTCAAACTCATTGATGTGGATGTCCCCGTGGTGGGGGGCCATGCTGGGATAACTATTCTCCCCCTTCTGTCCAAGACCAAACCCTCAGTAAGTTTTACTGATCAGGAAGTGGAAGAGCTGACTGCTAGGATCCAAAATGGTGGAACAGAAGTAGTGGAGGCAAAGGCTGGTGCTGGGTCTGCTACCCTGTCAATGGCATATGCAGCGGCCAGATTTTTGGAATCTTCTCTCCGTGCACTTGATGGAGATGCTGATGTATACGAGTGCTGTTTTGTGCAGTCCGATCTGACGGAGCTTCCGTTCTTTGCATCAAGGGTTAAACTTGGGAGGAAAGGAGTTGAGGCTTTCATTCCGTCCGACCTGGAAGGATGGACTGAATATGAGCAGAAAGGTTTGGAAGCCCTTAAGACAGAGCTGAAGGCTAGCATTGAGAAGGGTATTGCATTTGCCAACAAGCAGCCCGTGGCTGCATAG